From a region of the Hymenobacter jejuensis genome:
- a CDS encoding carboxylesterase/lipase family protein, with protein sequence MKFYLILALLAVQLVPAAAQTKNTPSKSLTINQVKTANGVLEGTTAASGIREFKGVPFAAPPVGDLRWREPQPVKSWTNVRPAKQFGPRAMQLPLFGDMNFRSNGVSEDCLYLNVWTPAKTAQEKLPVLVYFYGGGFVAGDGSEPRYDGESMARRGIVAVTVNYRLGVFGFMAHPELSKESPHHASGNYGFLDQSAALRWVQQNIAAFGGDPKKVTIAGESAGSMSVSAQMASPLSKSLFARAIGESGSMLNTGFGPLPLAEVEKSGVAFATSLGANSLAALRALPAQQLLEATGKPGTQRFAPTLDGYFFTEKPTATFEAGRQARVPLLVGWNSQEMSFQALFGPDQPTPENFTKAVQKLYGERAAEVLKLYPSTTAQEAEQAATDLAGDRFIAYSTWKWADMQAQTGGQPVYRYLYARPRPAMTPEMGNATAGLAGGVVKQPESAPKAPPARGAVHSAEIEYALGNLSTNKVYAWTPEDQKVSEAMQSYFANFIKSGNPNGAGLPNWPATKAGTDAQVMRLDVTPRAEQEPNRARYLFLDQLVTK encoded by the coding sequence TACACCCAGCAAATCTCTGACTATCAACCAAGTAAAAACAGCCAATGGGGTGCTGGAAGGCACCACCGCCGCCAGCGGCATTCGGGAATTTAAGGGCGTTCCGTTCGCCGCGCCGCCCGTGGGAGATTTGCGGTGGCGGGAGCCGCAGCCGGTTAAAAGCTGGACGAACGTGCGGCCAGCCAAGCAGTTTGGACCGCGGGCCATGCAGCTCCCCTTGTTTGGCGACATGAACTTTCGCTCCAACGGCGTGAGCGAGGATTGCCTTTACCTAAACGTCTGGACGCCAGCCAAAACCGCTCAGGAAAAACTCCCCGTGCTGGTGTATTTCTACGGCGGCGGCTTTGTGGCCGGCGACGGCTCCGAGCCGCGCTACGACGGCGAAAGCATGGCCCGACGCGGCATTGTGGCCGTAACGGTCAATTACCGGCTCGGCGTATTTGGGTTTATGGCCCACCCCGAACTAAGCAAGGAATCGCCGCACCACGCGTCTGGCAACTACGGTTTTCTGGACCAAAGCGCGGCGTTGCGTTGGGTGCAGCAAAACATCGCGGCTTTCGGCGGCGACCCCAAAAAGGTGACCATTGCCGGCGAATCGGCTGGCTCGATGTCGGTGAGCGCCCAGATGGCTTCGCCCCTGTCGAAAAGCCTGTTTGCCCGCGCCATCGGCGAAAGCGGCTCGATGCTCAACACCGGCTTCGGACCTTTGCCCTTGGCCGAAGTTGAGAAAAGCGGCGTAGCGTTCGCTACCAGCTTAGGCGCCAATTCGTTGGCGGCACTACGTGCACTGCCCGCCCAGCAATTGCTGGAAGCAACGGGCAAGCCCGGAACCCAGCGCTTCGCTCCTACTCTTGACGGCTACTTTTTCACGGAAAAGCCTACGGCCACGTTTGAGGCGGGTCGGCAGGCGCGCGTGCCGCTGCTGGTGGGCTGGAATTCGCAGGAAATGTCTTTCCAGGCACTGTTTGGCCCCGATCAGCCGACTCCTGAAAACTTCACTAAAGCCGTACAAAAGCTGTACGGTGAGCGCGCTGCCGAAGTCCTGAAGCTGTACCCCAGCACCACGGCGCAAGAGGCCGAACAAGCAGCTACTGACCTGGCCGGCGACCGCTTCATTGCTTACAGCACCTGGAAATGGGCCGATATGCAAGCCCAAACGGGTGGCCAGCCAGTGTACCGCTACCTCTATGCCCGGCCCCGCCCAGCCATGACGCCCGAAATGGGCAATGCTACGGCTGGCTTAGCGGGCGGCGTGGTCAAACAACCCGAATCGGCTCCTAAGGCGCCGCCTGCCCGCGGAGCTGTGCACTCGGCCGAGATCGAATACGCCTTGGGCAACCTCTCGACCAATAAAGTGTACGCCTGGACGCCCGAAGACCAGAAAGTGTCGGAAGCGATGCAGAGCTACTTTGCCAACTTCATCAAATCTGGAAACCCCAATGGTGCCGGGCTGCCCAACTGGCCCGCTACCAAAGCCGGCACCGACGCCCAGGTGATGCGCCTCGATGTGACGCCTCGCGCTGAGCAAGAGCCAAACCGCGCCCGCTATCTGTTTCTGGATCAATTAGTTACAAAATAG